One part of the Vicia villosa cultivar HV-30 ecotype Madison, WI linkage group LG6, Vvil1.0, whole genome shotgun sequence genome encodes these proteins:
- the LOC131612245 gene encoding uncharacterized protein LOC131612245, whose amino-acid sequence MDDQTESCSSNTLVQCRICHDEDLELNMDTPCSCSGTLQYAHRICVQRWCNEKGDTTCEICQQQFKGYTAPPQAPLFRYRGNWEIPRIGFNNHQLIALFPANHEFLDFDFEYSASSRRSRLFIRIVAIIFIVLLVLRHTLSIIFILDEFEETSLTVITLLMWGVTGIIVPVYIMLKAIQQLQNQNQNPLMQLRSLDENNMRQSQLRVIHIQ is encoded by the exons atGGATGATCAAACTGAGTCATGTTCTTCTAATACATTGGTACAGTGTCGAATATGTCACGATGAAGATTTAGAGTTAAACATGGATACGCCTTGTTCTTGTTCTGGCACATTGCAGTATGCACATAGAATATGTGTGCAAAGATGGTGCAATGAGAAAGGCGATACTACTTGTGAGATTTGCCAACAG CAATTTAAAGGCTATACTGCTCCTCCACAAGCTCCTTTATTCCGCTATAg GGGCAACTGGGAAATTCCTAGAATTGGTTTTAATAATCATCAGCTCATAGCATTGTTTCCTGCTAATCATGAATTTCTAGACTTTGACTTTGAATATTCAGCTTCCTCTAGAAGGAGCCGTCTGTTCATTCGCATTGTTGCCATCATT TTTATTGTTCTGCTTGTTTTACGTCATACACTTTCAATCATATTTATACTCGATGAATTTGAAGAGACTTCCTTGACAGTGATTAcg TTGCTAATGTGGGGAGTCACTGGAATAATTGTACCAGTGTATATAATGCTAAAAGCTATTCAACAACTTCAAAACCAG AATCAGAACCCTCTTATGCAACTGCGATCACTTGATGAAAACAACATGAGACAGTCCCAGTTGCGTGTCATCCATATTCAGTGA
- the LOC131612246 gene encoding uncharacterized protein LOC131612246 has translation MWHCNSCYLYSPTSMALSFAHKPPLHLHCNKTPFPFQSQIKPPSKPNINFTPLLQFPSTQCCSSSNHKTSSVNLRTCKNCKTQFDPSLNHPLACRFHTAHFGGETKRKFESVYEGGTMDTPGSGKVLQYWHCCGSEDPFDLGCTASPHSSYDD, from the exons ATGTGGCATTGCAATTCTTGCTATCTCTATTCACCCACCTCCATGGCTCTTTCATTTGCTCACAAACCTCCTCTTCATCTTCACTGTAACAAAACCCCTTTTCCTTTTCAATCTCAAATCAAACCTCCATCAAAACCCAACATAAATTTCACACCATTGCTCCAATTCCCATCTACTCAGTGTTGCTCTAGCTCCAACCACAAAACCAGCAGCGTCAACCTCAGAACTTGCAAGAACTGCAAAACCCAATTTGACCCTTCCCTCAATCACCCTCTTGCTTGTCGATTTCATACTGCCCATTTTGGAG GAGAAACAAAGAGAAAGTTTGAGAGTGTCTATGAAGGGGGCACCATGGACACTCCTGGCTCTGGAAAAGTTCTTCAATATTGGCATTGTTGTGGATCTGAAGATCCATTTGATCTCGGTTGCACCGCTTCTCCTCACTCCTCATACGATGACTGA
- the LOC131609807 gene encoding ATP-dependent Clp protease proteolytic subunit 3, chloroplastic-like, protein MEVSLSSTCIPLSFKSNNTFLKHNNYVSHSQIPTLNLSTKHRTTICNAIKPTLSSNWLVSHDLSAKTASPWLPNFEELDTTNMLLRQRIVFLGSQVDDTTADFVISQLLFLDADDPKKDIKLFINCPGGAITAGMGIYDAMKLCKADVSTVCLGLAASMGAFLLAAGTKGKRYCMPNSRVMIHQPLGSVGGTAIEMRIRARELAYHKVKINKILSRITRKPEEQIELDTDRDYFMNAWEAKEYGLIDEVIDDGKPGLVAPIVDATPPPKTKMRNLWEIKEKSKGKKILLPSEEAPTAV, encoded by the exons atggaagTGAGTTTATCCTCAACATGTATACCACTAAGCTTCAAATCGAACAACACGTTCTTGAAGCATAACAATTACGTTTCCCACTCTCAAATTCCCACCCTCAATCTTTCAACCAAACACAGAACAACAATCTGTAACGCAATCAAACCCACTTTATCCTCCAACTGGCTCGTTTCCCATGATTTATCTGCCAAAACCGCCTCTCCATGGCTTCCCAACTTCGAAGAACTTGACACCACCAACATGCTTCTCCGTCAAAGGATTGTCTTTTTGGGTTCTCAG GTGGATGATACGACAGCAGATTTTGTAATCAGTCAACTTTTGTTTTTGGATGCTGATGATCCTAAGAAAGACATCAAGTTGTTCATAAATTGTCCTGGTGGTGCTATTACTGCGG GAATGGGAATTTATGATGCCATGAAGTTATGCAAGGCAGATGTGTCAACAGTTTGTCTCGGACTTGCAGCATCCATGGGTGCATTTCTCCTTGCTGCTGGTACAAAAGGGAAGAGATATTGTATGCCGAATTCTAGAGTTATGATCCATCAACCGCTTGGATCTGTTGGCGGAACA GCTATAGAAATGAGAATCCGTGCGAGAGAATTGGCATACCACAAGGTTAAGATAAACAAGATACTATCAAGAATAACACGAAAGCCTGAAGAGCAG ATTGAATTGGACACGGATCGTGATTATTTTATGAATGCCTGGGAAGCAAAGGAATATGGTTTAATTGATGAGGTTATTGATGACGGAAAACCAGGATTAGTTGCTCCAATTGTAGATGCAACACCGCCTCCAAAAACAAAGATGAGGAATTTGTgggaaattaaagaaaaatcaaaaggtAAGAAGATACTTCTTCCCTCAGAGGAAGCACCAACTGCTGTATGA
- the LOC131609806 gene encoding phenylalanine--tRNA ligase, chloroplastic/mitochondrial-like, producing the protein MMISSAYTTLFVGASLFRQRNNSFRSLAFCLPFSSAPASLSSDKLSNKKWRQPVFSSLELGGLKITKQDIVKDDPTNNVPDNIFSKLGMQLHRRDQHPLGILKNAIYEYFDTNYSNKFNKFDDLCPIVTLKQNFDDVLVPEDHVSRSYNDTYYIDPQTVLRCHTSAHQAELLRDGYTHFLVTGDVYRRDSIDSTHYPVFHQMEGFRVFVPDEWEASGMDATSFAAAELKKCLEGLARVLFGDVEMRWIDTYFPFTNPSFELEIYFKEKWLEVLGCGVTEQEILKRNGVSNNVAWAFGLGLERLAMVLFDIPDIRLFWSNDERFTSQFSKGQLGVKFKPFSKYPPCYKDISFWINESFTENNLCEVVRGVAGDLAEEVQLIDNFTNKKGMTSHCYRIAYRSMERSLTDEEINDLQWKVRELVQNKLEVVIR; encoded by the exons ATGATGATCTCTTCCGCGTATACTACACTTTTCGTTGGAGCATCTCTCTTTCGTCAACGTAATAATAGCTTCAGAAGCTTAGCATTttgtttacctttctcatctGCACCTGCTTCTCTCTCTTCTGATAAGCTTTCCAACAAGAAATGGAGGCAACCGGTTTTCTCTTCATTGGAGCTTGGCGGACTCAAGATTACCAAACAAG ATATAGTGAAGGATGATCCAACAAATAATGTTCCAGACAACATATTTTCGAAACTTGGAATGCAGCTTCACAGGAGGGATCAACACCCTCTTGGGATACTCAAGAATGCTATATACGAGTATTTTGACACAAATTATTCAAACAAGTTCAACAAGTTTGACGACCTTTGTCCTATTGTCACACTGAAGCAG AACTTTGATGATGTCTTGGTTCCTGAAGATCATGTGAGTAGGAGCTATAATGATACATACTATATAGACCCTCAAACTGTTTTAAGGTGCCACACAAGTGCTCATCAGGCAGAATTATTGAGAGATGGATATACTCATTTCCTTGTTACCGGAGATGTTTATCGAAGGGATTCAATTGATTCTACTCATTATCCTGTCTTCCATCAA ATGGAAGGCTTTCGGGTTTTTGTTCCAGATGAATGGGAGGCTTCTGGGATGGATGCAACATCATTTGCAGCAGCAGAGCTAAAGAAATGCCTTGAGGGTCTAGCACGCGTTTTATTTG GTGATGTGGAAATGCGATGGATCGATACCTATTTCCCATTTACTAATCCATCATTTGAacttgaaatatatttcaag GAAAAATGGTTAGAGGTTTTGGGGTGTGGAGTGACAGAGCAAGAGATTCTGAAAAGAAATGGGGTATCTAATAATGTTGCTTGGGCTTTTGGCCTAGGTTTGGAGAGGTTAGCTATGGTTCTATTTGACATACCAGATATTCGTCTCTTTTGGTCAAATGATGAGCGATTTACCTCCCAG TTCTCCAAGGGCCAATTAGGGGTCAAATTTAAGCCGTTTTCAAAG TATCCTCCTTGTTACAAGGACATCAGTTTCTGGATCAATGAATCATTTACCGAAAACAATCTATGTGAAGTTGTCAGAGGAGTAGCAGGGGATCTTGCAGAAGAG GTACAATTAATAGACAATTTCACCAACAAGAAAGGAATGACCAGCCACTGCTATAGGATTGCATATAGGTCTATGGAACGTTCTCTTACTGATGAAGAAATTAACGATCTGCAG TGGAAAGTAAGAGAACTGGTGCAGAACAAATTGGAAGTTGTCATAAGATGA